A genomic segment from Anticarsia gemmatalis isolate Benzon Research Colony breed Stoneville strain chromosome 14, ilAntGemm2 primary, whole genome shotgun sequence encodes:
- the LOC142978574 gene encoding opsin-2: MYTYNQTDKSDYGAHFAPFKSSGSGDVEMLGAGLTGDDLAAVPEHWLSFPAPPASAHTALALLYIFFTAAALVGNGLVIFIFSTTKSLRTSSNLLILQLAILDFIMMAKAPIFIYNSAMRGFASGAIGCQIFALMGAYSGIGAGMTNACIAYDRHSTITRPLDGRLSRGKVLLMIAFIWIYSTPWALLPLFKIWGRYVPEGYLTSCTFDYLTNTFDTKLFVACIFVCSYVFPMSMIIYFYSGIVKQVFAHEAALREQAKKMNVESLRANQTAGSESAEIRIAKAALTVCFLFVASWTPYGVMALIGAFGNQQLLTPGVTMIPAVACKAVACIDPWVYAISHPKYRQELQKRMPWLQINEPADTVSTATNNTVSNAPAATPA, from the exons ATGTACACTTATAACCAAACAGACAAGTCCGACTATGGTGCTCACTTTGCACCTTTCAA GTCGAGTGGGTCGGGTGACGTGGAGATGTTGGGTGCGGGGCTGACGGGTGATGACCTGGCCGCGGTGCCAGAACACTGGCTCTCGTTCCCGGCGCCCCCCGCCAGCGCACACACCGCGCTAGCATTactctacatattttttacagccGCCGCACTCGTTGGAAACGGCCTAGTTATCTTCATATTTTCCAC GACAAAAAGTTTAAGAACGTCGAGTAATCTACTAATTCTACAGCTAGCTATTTTAGACTTCATCATGATGGCAAAAGCTCCTATTTTCATATACAATAGCGCGATGCGAGGATTTGCAAGTGGAGCCATCGGGTGTCAAATATTCGCATTGATGGGTGCTTACAGTGGCATCGGCGCGGGAATGACTAACGCGTGCATAGCATATGACAG gCACTCGACTATTACACGGCCCTTGGACGGACGACTGTCACGAGGCAAAGTTCTTTTGATGATAGCATTTATCTGGATCTACAGCACACCATGGGCACTTCTTCCATTGTTCAAAATTTGGGGCAGATATGTTCCCg AGGGATACTTGACTTCATGCACCTTCGATTACTTAACCAATACATTCGACACGAAGCTCTTTGTAGCTTGCATATTTGTTTGCAGCTATGTCTTCCCAATGTCTATGATTATCTATTTCTACAGTGGTATTGTCAAACAAGTTTTCGCACATGAAGCTGCTTTGAG agaaCAAGCTAAGAAGATGAACGTGGAATCACTGCGAGCTAACCAGACCGCGGGCTCAGAGTCTGCTGAAATAAGGATAGCCAAAGCAGCTCTCACTGTGTGCTTCCTCTTTGTCGCTTCATGGACTCCATATGGAGTTATGGCGCTCATAGGCGCTTTCGGAAATCAACAACTTCTTACACCCGGG GTAACGATGATACCGGCTGTAGCATGCAAAGCTGTCGCATGCATAGATCCATGGGTTTATGCAATCAGTCATCCAAAATACAG ACAAGAACTTCAAAAGCGGATGCCTTGGCTTCAGATAAACGAGCCGGCAGATACGGTGTCTACAGCAACAAACAACACAGTTAGTAATGCTCCAGCCGCCACGCCAGCTTAA